From Pantoea sp. Ep11b, the proteins below share one genomic window:
- the murI gene encoding glutamate racemase produces MAIRLQDESITSAAATPSDLRPTVLVFDSGVGGLSVYDEVRQLLPDLHYLYAFDNAGFPYGEKSETFIVDRVVAIVAAITQRYPLSLVIIACNTASTVSLPALRERFAFPVVGVVPAIKPAARLTRNGVVGLLATRATVRRPYTHELVAQFAGSCHIEMLGSAELVELAEAKLHGAQVALEEVRRIVQPWLRMAEPPDTVVLGCTHFPLLREELQQVLPDGTRLIDSGAAIARRTAWLLEHEAPEVRSSQQNVAFCTALDDEAVQLSPVLQRYGFPLLEKLAL; encoded by the coding sequence ATGGCTATCAGACTCCAGGACGAGAGTATTACCTCAGCGGCAGCTACACCTTCTGATTTACGCCCCACGGTGCTGGTATTTGATTCCGGCGTCGGCGGGCTTTCTGTCTATGATGAGGTCCGGCAGCTCCTGCCAGACCTTCATTATCTTTACGCCTTTGATAACGCCGGTTTCCCTTATGGGGAGAAAAGCGAAACCTTCATTGTCGATCGGGTGGTTGCCATCGTTGCGGCGATTACTCAGCGCTATCCGCTCTCACTCGTCATCATCGCCTGCAATACGGCCAGCACGGTTTCACTGCCCGCGCTGCGGGAACGCTTTGCGTTTCCTGTTGTAGGTGTGGTGCCTGCAATTAAACCGGCTGCGCGCCTGACGCGTAATGGCGTGGTGGGGTTGCTGGCAACGCGGGCGACGGTACGTCGTCCTTATACACATGAGCTGGTGGCGCAGTTTGCCGGTTCCTGCCACATCGAAATGCTGGGATCAGCGGAGCTGGTGGAGCTGGCCGAAGCTAAACTCCACGGCGCACAGGTGGCACTGGAAGAAGTACGCCGCATCGTTCAGCCGTGGCTGCGGATGGCTGAGCCACCGGATACGGTCGTTTTAGGCTGTACGCACTTTCCTTTACTGCGCGAAGAGCTGCAGCAGGTGTTACCGGACGGCACGCGCCTGATCGATTCCGGTGCGGCGATAGCACGACGCACGGCCTGGCTGCTGGAGCATGAAGCGCCTGAAGTGCGCTCATCGCAGCAGAACGTCGCTTTTTGCACGGCGCTGGATGATGAAGCCGTACAATTATCACCCGTTTTACAGCGTTATGGCTTCCCGTTGCTGGAAAAACTGGCGCTTTAG
- the btuB gene encoding TonB-dependent vitamin B12 receptor BtuB — MTKKTLSLCALGATAISLWAQNGYAQANDETQIVTANRFAEPVSGVLAPTTVVTRDEIDRWQAKSLTDVMRRLPGVDVAQNGGLGQQSSLFIRGTESRHVLILIDGIRLNQAGISGSSDLSQIPLSLVQRIEYIRGARSAVYGSDAIGGVVNIITGRAQPGSTLTAGMGSRGYQSYDGSTQQRLGEATTLTLAGNYTYTRGYDVVAGYPNDYGPAQHDRDGFMSKTLYGNLEHQFSDELTGFVRGYGFDNRTAYDGSYSYDQSFTNVVGLADTRQLYSQTWDTGLRFSRDLYSTQLIASYGHTKDINYDPRNGRYGAASTFDDVTQYNLQWGNTLQLGQGALSAGIDWQKETTEPGTNYLSDGYEQRNTGLYLTGQQQVGSVTLEGAVRSDDNNQFGWHNTWQTAASWEFISGYRLFASYGTAFKAPNLSQVYSPFYGNRDLDPEKSKQWEGGVEGLSGPVNWRVSGYRNDIDNLIDSDPQTFRYYNIKQARIKGVEATAGFDTGPLTHQLSYDYVDARDGTTGQPLIRRAKQQVKYQLDWTLYTFDWSVTYHYLGDRYDTDFNSTPSRRVKSGGVSLWDLAVSYPVTSQLTVRGRIANLFDKDYETAYGYQTPGREYYLSGSYTF, encoded by the coding sequence ATGACAAAAAAAACGCTTTCGCTGTGCGCTCTGGGCGCCACGGCCATTTCTCTCTGGGCGCAAAACGGTTACGCGCAGGCAAATGATGAAACGCAAATCGTCACCGCTAACCGCTTTGCTGAACCTGTTTCGGGCGTGCTGGCGCCCACAACGGTTGTTACGCGTGATGAGATCGATCGCTGGCAGGCCAAAAGTCTGACGGATGTCATGCGTCGCCTGCCGGGTGTCGATGTGGCGCAGAATGGCGGATTAGGTCAGCAGAGTTCGCTGTTTATCCGGGGCACCGAATCCCGACATGTGCTGATCCTGATTGATGGCATCCGGCTTAATCAGGCGGGTATCAGCGGTTCGTCTGACCTCAGCCAGATCCCCCTGTCACTGGTTCAGCGTATCGAATATATTCGCGGTGCGCGTTCGGCAGTTTACGGTTCCGATGCGATTGGCGGCGTCGTCAATATCATCACCGGTCGTGCGCAGCCGGGCTCTACGCTGACGGCGGGCATGGGCTCCCGGGGTTATCAATCTTACGATGGCTCCACTCAACAGAGGCTGGGCGAGGCGACCACACTGACGCTGGCCGGCAACTACACCTATACCCGGGGGTATGATGTGGTGGCGGGCTACCCGAATGACTATGGCCCGGCCCAGCACGATCGCGACGGCTTTATGAGCAAAACGCTGTATGGCAATCTGGAGCATCAGTTCAGCGATGAGCTCACTGGTTTTGTGCGCGGCTATGGGTTTGATAACCGTACCGCCTACGATGGTTCTTACAGCTACGATCAGAGCTTCACGAATGTCGTCGGGCTGGCGGATACCCGGCAGCTCTACAGCCAGACCTGGGACACCGGGTTACGCTTCAGCCGTGACCTTTACTCTACTCAACTCATCGCCAGTTACGGTCATACCAAAGACATCAACTACGACCCACGCAATGGCCGTTACGGCGCGGCATCCACCTTTGATGATGTGACTCAGTACAATCTGCAGTGGGGTAACACCCTGCAGCTGGGGCAGGGCGCGCTTAGCGCCGGTATCGACTGGCAGAAAGAGACAACCGAGCCAGGCACTAACTATCTGTCTGACGGTTATGAGCAGCGCAACACCGGTCTCTACCTCACCGGTCAGCAGCAGGTGGGCAGCGTCACGCTGGAAGGCGCGGTTCGCAGTGACGACAACAATCAGTTCGGCTGGCATAACACCTGGCAGACCGCGGCGTCATGGGAGTTTATCTCCGGCTATCGCCTCTTTGCATCGTATGGCACGGCCTTTAAAGCACCGAACCTGTCCCAGGTTTACAGCCCGTTTTATGGCAATCGCGACCTCGATCCGGAAAAAAGTAAGCAGTGGGAAGGGGGTGTTGAAGGGCTGAGCGGACCGGTGAACTGGCGCGTGTCAGGTTATCGCAACGACATCGATAACCTGATTGATAGCGATCCCCAGACCTTCCGTTACTACAATATTAAGCAGGCGCGGATTAAGGGCGTTGAGGCCACAGCCGGATTCGACACCGGTCCGCTGACGCATCAGCTCTCATACGATTATGTCGATGCGCGGGATGGCACCACCGGCCAGCCGCTCATTCGCCGGGCTAAACAGCAGGTGAAATATCAGCTCGACTGGACGCTGTATACCTTTGACTGGTCCGTGACTTATCACTATCTGGGTGACCGTTATGACACCGACTTCAACAGCACGCCCAGCCGTCGCGTGAAATCAGGCGGTGTCAGCCTGTGGGATCTCGCGGTCTCATATCCTGTCACTTCACAACTCACGGTTCGTGGTAGAATTGCCAACCTGTTCGATAAAGATTACGAGACAGCGTATGGCTATCAGACTCCAGGACGAGAGTATTACCTCAGCGGCAGCTACACCTTCTGA
- the trmA gene encoding tRNA (uridine(54)-C5)-methyltransferase TrmA has protein sequence MTPEHLPIEEYDAQLAEKVSRLETMMTPFAAPDVEVFRSPVSHYRMRAEFRLWHDGDDIYHIIFDQQTRERIRVDQFPAASQLINQLMPKMIAAIRDNRILRHKLFQIDYLSTLSNQIVISLLYHRKLDDEWQQAAAALRDQLRAEGLDVQLIGRATKTKICLDRDYVDECLPVAGREIIYRQVENSFTQPNAAMNIQMLEWALDVTRDSQGDLLELYCGNGNFSLALARNFRRVLATEIAKPSVASAQYNIAVNQIDNVQIIRMAAEEFTQAMNGVRSFNRLEGVDLSSYDCETIFVDPPRSGLDEETVKMVQAYPRILYISCNPQTLSDNLQTLAKTHDVTRLALFDQFPYTHHMECGVLLTRKA, from the coding sequence ATGACACCCGAACATCTCCCTATTGAAGAGTATGACGCCCAGCTGGCGGAAAAAGTCAGTCGTTTAGAAACGATGATGACGCCATTTGCGGCGCCCGACGTGGAGGTGTTCCGTTCGCCGGTCAGCCACTATCGGATGCGCGCCGAATTTCGCCTGTGGCATGACGGCGATGACATCTATCACATCATCTTCGATCAGCAGACGCGCGAGCGGATCCGCGTTGATCAGTTCCCGGCGGCCAGCCAGCTGATCAATCAGCTGATGCCGAAGATGATCGCCGCGATCCGCGATAACCGCATCCTGCGCCATAAACTGTTTCAGATCGACTATCTCTCGACCCTGAGCAATCAGATTGTGATTTCGCTGCTTTATCACCGCAAGCTGGATGATGAGTGGCAGCAGGCAGCCGCGGCGCTGCGTGATCAGTTACGCGCCGAAGGGCTGGATGTGCAGCTGATTGGTCGCGCGACCAAAACCAAAATCTGTCTGGATCGCGACTATGTGGATGAGTGTCTGCCGGTGGCAGGCCGCGAGATTATCTATCGTCAGGTCGAGAACAGTTTTACCCAGCCGAACGCCGCGATGAATATTCAGATGCTGGAGTGGGCGCTGGATGTGACACGGGATTCACAGGGCGATCTGCTGGAACTCTACTGTGGCAACGGCAACTTCTCGCTGGCGCTGGCACGCAATTTCCGTCGCGTGCTGGCCACGGAGATCGCGAAGCCGTCCGTCGCTTCAGCTCAGTACAATATTGCGGTAAACCAGATCGATAACGTGCAGATCATTCGTATGGCGGCGGAAGAGTTTACGCAGGCGATGAATGGGGTGCGCAGCTTCAATCGTCTGGAAGGCGTTGACCTGAGCAGCTACGACTGCGAGACGATTTTTGTCGACCCGCCGCGCAGCGGACTGGATGAAGAGACGGTGAAGATGGTGCAGGCTTATCCGCGCATCCTTTATATCTCCTGTAATCCGCAGACCCTGAGCGACAATCTGCAGACGCTGGCGAAAACGCACGATGTGACGCGGCTGGCGCTGTTTGATCAGTTCCCCTATACCCACCATATGGAATGCGGCGTGTTGCTGACGCGAAAAGCGTAA
- a CDS encoding YijD family membrane protein, translated as MTHPGIRDKSTLALAFITGLAINGSFSVLFSAFVPFSIFPLISLGLAAWCLHQRYLNTNMPDGMPGLAAAFFLLGILVYSALVRAEYPDIGSNFVPTVLMVALVFWIATRFKRKRH; from the coding sequence ATGACCCACCCAGGTATTCGCGATAAAAGCACGCTGGCGCTGGCTTTTATTACCGGCTTAGCGATTAACGGCTCCTTTTCGGTGCTGTTCAGCGCCTTTGTTCCCTTTTCGATTTTTCCGCTGATTTCACTGGGTCTGGCAGCCTGGTGTCTGCATCAGCGTTATCTCAATACCAATATGCCGGATGGTATGCCAGGCCTGGCGGCCGCCTTTTTCCTGCTGGGCATTCTGGTCTACAGCGCGCTGGTGCGGGCAGAGTATCCGGATATCGGATCGAACTTTGTGCCGACCGTCCTGATGGTGGCGCTGGTGTTCTGGATTGCGACGCGGTTCAAACGCAAGCGTCACTAA
- the fabR gene encoding HTH-type transcriptional repressor FabR, whose translation MGVRAQQKERTRRTLIEAAFSQLSAERSFASLSLREVAREAGIAPTSFYRHFKDVDELGLTMVDESGLMLRQLMRQARQRIAKGGSIIKTSVATFMEFIGNNPNAFRLLLRERSGTSAAFRAAVAREIQHFIAELADYLEVENRMPRSFTEAQAEAMVTIVFSAGAEALDVDTEQRRKLEDRLVLQLRMIAKGAYYWYRREQERLAVTLEKPEEQ comes from the coding sequence ATGGGCGTCAGAGCGCAACAGAAAGAACGTACACGACGTACACTGATTGAAGCCGCTTTCAGTCAGCTCAGCGCCGAACGCAGTTTTGCCAGCCTGAGTCTGCGGGAAGTTGCCCGTGAAGCCGGTATCGCACCTACCTCGTTTTACCGTCATTTCAAGGATGTTGACGAACTCGGCCTGACGATGGTGGATGAAAGCGGTCTGATGCTGCGCCAGCTGATGCGCCAGGCGCGCCAGCGAATTGCCAAAGGCGGCAGCATTATCAAAACGTCGGTCGCGACCTTTATGGAGTTTATCGGCAACAATCCCAACGCTTTCCGCCTGTTGCTGCGCGAACGTTCCGGCACCTCTGCTGCTTTTCGTGCCGCAGTGGCGCGTGAAATTCAGCACTTTATCGCTGAACTGGCGGATTATCTTGAGGTCGAAAATCGCATGCCGCGCAGTTTCACCGAAGCGCAGGCTGAAGCGATGGTGACGATAGTCTTCAGCGCCGGTGCAGAAGCACTCGACGTTGATACGGAGCAGCGACGAAAGCTTGAGGATCGGCTGGTGCTACAGCTGCGCATGATCGCCAAAGGCGCCTATTACTGGTACCGCCGTGAGCAGGAGCGGCTGGCGGTTACCCTGGAAAAACCCGAAGAACAATGA
- the sthA gene encoding Si-specific NAD(P)(+) transhydrogenase, translating into MQKSYDYDAIVIGSGPGGEGAAMGLVKQGARIAVIERYHNIGGGCTHWGTIPSKALRHAVSRIIEFNQNPLYSDHTRLLRSSFADILNHTENVISQQTTMRQGFYERNRCELYQGDAHFVDANTIEIEQPDGTRETLTAEKFVIACGSRPYHPADVDFTHPRVYDSDSILNLHHEPGHVIIYGAGVIGCEYASIFRGLNVKVDLINTRDRLLAFLDQEMSDSLSYHFWNSGVVIRHNEEFEKIEGVEDGVIMHLKSGKKVKADCLLYANGRTGNTDSLSLENVGLEADGRGLLKVNSMYQTAQPHIYAVGDVIGYPSLASAAYDQGRIAAQAIIKGEASAHLIEDIPTGIYTIPEISSVGKTEQQLTAMKVPYEVGRAQFKHLARAQIVGMNVGSLKILFHRETKEILGIHCFGERAAEIIHIGQAIMEQKNGGNTIEYFVNTTFNYPTMAEAYRVAALNGLNRLF; encoded by the coding sequence ATGCAAAAGTCTTACGATTACGATGCCATTGTGATTGGCTCAGGGCCCGGCGGTGAAGGTGCGGCGATGGGGCTGGTAAAACAGGGAGCGCGCATCGCCGTGATCGAACGCTACCACAACATCGGTGGCGGCTGTACGCACTGGGGTACCATCCCCTCCAAAGCCCTTCGCCACGCCGTCAGCCGCATTATCGAATTTAACCAGAACCCGCTCTACAGCGATCACACCCGTCTGCTTCGCTCCTCCTTTGCCGACATTCTCAACCACACGGAAAACGTGATCAGCCAGCAGACAACCATGCGCCAGGGTTTCTATGAGCGCAACCGCTGCGAGCTTTATCAGGGCGATGCGCATTTCGTGGATGCCAATACGATCGAGATTGAACAGCCGGATGGCACCCGCGAGACGCTGACGGCAGAGAAGTTTGTTATCGCCTGTGGCTCACGTCCTTATCATCCTGCGGATGTGGACTTCACCCATCCGCGCGTCTATGACTCCGACTCGATCCTCAACCTGCACCACGAACCCGGCCACGTCATCATTTATGGTGCAGGCGTGATCGGCTGTGAATATGCGTCGATTTTCCGTGGCCTGAACGTGAAGGTTGATCTGATCAACACCCGCGATCGCCTGCTGGCGTTCCTGGATCAGGAGATGTCTGACTCCCTTTCGTATCACTTCTGGAACAGCGGCGTGGTGATTCGTCACAACGAAGAGTTTGAGAAGATCGAAGGCGTGGAAGATGGCGTGATCATGCATCTCAAGTCGGGCAAAAAAGTAAAAGCGGATTGCCTGCTGTACGCCAATGGCCGTACCGGTAACACCGACTCGCTGTCGCTGGAGAATGTCGGCCTGGAAGCCGATGGCCGGGGCCTGCTGAAAGTAAACAGCATGTATCAGACCGCCCAGCCACACATCTATGCCGTGGGTGACGTGATTGGCTACCCGAGCCTGGCGTCTGCCGCCTACGACCAGGGACGCATTGCCGCGCAGGCGATCATCAAAGGGGAAGCGTCAGCGCACCTGATCGAAGATATTCCGACCGGGATATATACCATTCCTGAGATCAGCTCTGTGGGTAAAACCGAGCAGCAGCTGACGGCCATGAAGGTGCCTTATGAAGTGGGCCGCGCACAGTTTAAACATCTGGCGCGCGCGCAGATCGTGGGGATGAACGTTGGCAGCCTGAAGATCCTCTTTCACCGGGAAACCAAAGAGATTCTGGGGATCCACTGCTTTGGCGAGCGTGCCGCCGAGATTATTCATATCGGTCAGGCCATTATGGAACAGAAAAATGGTGGCAACACGATTGAATACTTCGTGAATACCACCTTTAACTATCCGACCATGGCCGAAGCCTATCGCGTTGCCGCGCTAAACGGGTTAAACCGCCTGTTTTAA
- the oxyR gene encoding DNA-binding transcriptional regulator OxyR — translation MNIRDLEYLVSLAEHRHFRRAADACHVSQPTLSGQIRKLEDELGVMLLERTSRKVLFTQAGLLLVDQARTVLREVKVLKEMASQQGEAMSGPLHIGLIPTIAPYLLPQIIPTLHQTFPKLEMYLHEAQTLQLLAQLDSGKLDCAIVALVKESEAFIEVPLFDEPMKLAVYADHPWCDRDRVPMSDLAGEKLLMLEDGHCLRDQAMGFCFEAGADEDTHFRATSLETLRNMVAAGSGITLLPALAVPPERIRDGVCYLPCYKPVPRRTIALVYRPGSPLRSRYEQLAEAIKAHMEHYFDATLKQAV, via the coding sequence ATGAATATTCGTGATCTTGAATATCTGGTTTCGCTTGCTGAACACCGCCACTTTCGTCGTGCTGCGGATGCCTGTCATGTCAGTCAGCCCACGTTAAGCGGGCAGATCCGCAAGCTGGAAGATGAGCTGGGCGTGATGCTGCTGGAGCGCACCAGTCGTAAAGTACTGTTCACCCAGGCCGGTTTGCTGCTGGTGGATCAGGCGCGAACGGTGCTGCGGGAAGTCAAGGTGCTGAAAGAGATGGCCAGTCAGCAAGGGGAAGCGATGTCCGGTCCGCTGCACATCGGCCTGATCCCGACGATCGCGCCCTACCTGCTGCCACAGATTATCCCCACGCTGCACCAGACGTTCCCGAAACTGGAGATGTATCTGCACGAAGCGCAGACGCTGCAGCTGCTGGCACAACTGGACAGCGGCAAGCTGGACTGCGCGATTGTCGCGCTGGTCAAAGAGAGCGAGGCCTTTATCGAAGTCCCGCTGTTTGACGAGCCGATGAAGCTGGCGGTCTACGCTGATCACCCGTGGTGTGACCGCGACCGGGTGCCGATGTCCGATCTGGCAGGTGAAAAACTGCTGATGCTGGAGGACGGGCACTGCCTGCGCGATCAGGCGATGGGCTTCTGCTTTGAGGCGGGAGCGGATGAAGATACCCATTTCCGTGCAACCAGCCTTGAGACGCTGCGCAACATGGTGGCGGCAGGCAGCGGCATCACGCTGTTACCGGCGCTGGCCGTTCCGCCGGAACGCATCCGGGATGGGGTCTGCTATCTGCCCTGTTACAAGCCGGTTCCCAGACGGACGATCGCGCTGGTTTACCGTCCGGGCTCCCCTCTGCGCAGCCGTTATGAACAGCTGGCAGAGGCGATCAAAGCCCATATGGAGCACTATTTCGACGCCACTTTAAAACAGGCGGTTTAA
- a CDS encoding glutathione peroxidase, which yields MLAGQEGKAVPSVTFHTRQGDRWVDVTTDALFKDKTVIVFSLPGAFTPTCSSTHLPRYNELAGQFTRLGVDSILCVSVNDTFVMNAWKAEQRADNITFIPDGNGEFTRGMEMLVEKADLGFGPRSWRYSMLVRNGVVEKMFVEPNRPGDPFEVSDADTMLRYLDPACKAQESVAIFTKPGCTFCIQAKQMLVDQGIQYEEIVLGQDATTVSLRAVTGRATVPQIFIGGRHIGGSDDLQQYLLSA from the coding sequence ATGTTGGCAGGTCAGGAAGGTAAAGCAGTCCCCTCAGTGACTTTTCACACACGCCAGGGCGATCGCTGGGTCGATGTCACCACCGATGCGCTGTTTAAAGATAAAACGGTTATCGTATTTTCACTGCCGGGAGCGTTTACACCCACCTGCTCATCTACTCATCTGCCGCGTTACAACGAATTAGCGGGACAGTTTACCCGCCTGGGTGTGGACAGCATCCTGTGCGTCTCGGTGAATGACACCTTTGTGATGAACGCCTGGAAAGCGGAGCAGCGCGCAGACAACATCACCTTTATTCCTGATGGCAACGGCGAATTTACCCGTGGCATGGAGATGCTGGTCGAGAAAGCTGACCTCGGCTTTGGACCCCGCTCCTGGCGCTACTCCATGCTGGTGCGCAATGGCGTGGTAGAGAAAATGTTTGTGGAGCCGAATCGGCCTGGCGACCCGTTCGAAGTGTCTGATGCTGACACCATGCTGCGCTACCTGGACCCGGCCTGTAAAGCTCAGGAGTCGGTCGCCATCTTTACTAAACCTGGCTGCACCTTCTGCATTCAGGCAAAACAGATGCTGGTCGATCAGGGGATTCAGTACGAAGAGATTGTGCTGGGCCAGGATGCCACAACGGTCAGTCTGCGCGCCGTTACCGGCCGGGCGACGGTGCCGCAAATCTTTATCGGCGGTCGTCATATTGGCGGGAGTGACGATCTGCAGCAATACTTGCTGTCAGCGTAA
- the argH gene encoding argininosuccinate lyase, translated as MALWGGRFTQAADQRFKQFNDSLRFDYRLAEQDIIGSVAWSKALVTVNVLTQDEQQQLEAALNALLQDVRENPEQILQSDAEDIHSWVEGQLIDKVGALGKKLHTGRSRNDQVATDLKLWCKVQVEALLGATRDLQQALVVTAEANQDAVMPGYTHLQRAQPVTFAHWCLAYVEMLARDESRLQDTLKRLDVSPLGCGALAGTAYEIDRQQLAGWLGFASATRNSLDTVSDRDHVLELLSDAAIGMVHLSRFAEDMIFFNTGEAGFIELSDKVTSGSSLMPQKKNPDALELIRGKCGRVQGALTGMMMTLKGLPLAYNKDMQEDKEGLFDALDTWLDCLHMSVLVLDGLQVKRPRCQEAAEQGYANSTELADYLVAKGVPFREAHHIVGEVVVAAIGEGVALEALPLATLQQYSTVIGEDVYPILALQSCLDKRNAQGGVSPQQVARAINEAKQRLA; from the coding sequence ATGGCACTTTGGGGTGGACGGTTTACTCAGGCAGCAGATCAACGTTTCAAACAGTTCAACGACTCGCTGCGCTTCGATTACCGCCTGGCAGAGCAGGACATCATTGGCTCTGTTGCCTGGTCCAAAGCGCTGGTAACGGTGAATGTCCTGACTCAGGATGAGCAGCAGCAGCTGGAAGCAGCCCTGAATGCGTTACTGCAGGACGTGCGTGAAAATCCTGAGCAGATCCTGCAGAGCGATGCCGAAGATATTCACAGCTGGGTGGAAGGTCAACTGATTGACAAGGTCGGCGCGCTGGGTAAAAAACTGCACACCGGCCGTAGCCGTAACGATCAGGTCGCGACCGATCTGAAGCTCTGGTGCAAGGTGCAGGTTGAGGCGCTGCTGGGCGCAACGCGCGATCTGCAGCAGGCGCTGGTGGTGACGGCGGAAGCCAACCAGGATGCGGTGATGCCGGGCTATACCCACCTGCAGCGTGCTCAGCCGGTGACGTTTGCCCACTGGTGTCTCGCCTATGTGGAAATGCTGGCGCGCGATGAGAGCCGTCTGCAGGATACGCTGAAGCGGCTGGATGTCAGCCCGCTGGGCTGCGGCGCCCTGGCCGGTACCGCTTACGAGATCGACCGTCAGCAGCTGGCAGGCTGGCTGGGCTTTGCGTCCGCCACACGCAACAGTCTGGACACCGTCTCAGACCGCGACCATGTGCTGGAGCTGCTCTCCGATGCCGCGATTGGCATGGTGCATCTGTCACGCTTTGCCGAAGATATGATTTTCTTTAATACCGGCGAAGCGGGCTTTATCGAGTTGTCAGATAAAGTCACCTCTGGCTCCTCTTTAATGCCGCAGAAGAAAAACCCGGATGCGCTGGAGCTGATTCGCGGCAAGTGCGGTCGGGTGCAGGGCGCGCTGACCGGGATGATGATGACGCTGAAGGGGCTGCCGCTGGCGTATAACAAAGATATGCAGGAAGACAAAGAGGGGCTGTTCGACGCACTCGACACCTGGCTCGACTGTCTGCATATGTCGGTGCTGGTGCTGGATGGTCTGCAGGTTAAACGTCCGCGCTGCCAGGAGGCCGCCGAACAGGGTTATGCAAACTCCACCGAGCTGGCGGACTATCTGGTTGCCAAAGGGGTGCCGTTCCGTGAAGCGCACCATATCGTTGGCGAAGTGGTCGTGGCCGCGATTGGCGAGGGTGTGGCGCTGGAGGCCCTGCCGCTGGCGACGCTGCAGCAGTACAGCACGGTAATTGGTGAGGATGTCTATCCGATCCTGGCGCTGCAATCCTGTCTGGATAAGCGTAATGCGCAGGGCGGTGTCTCTCCGCAGCAGGTTGCGCGTGCCATCAATGAGGCAAAACAGCGTCTGGCGTAA
- a CDS encoding argininosuccinate synthase — protein MQTQNIKKIVLAYSGGLDTSAIIPWLKENYGGCEVVAFVADIGQERGDLEGVEKKALQSGASECHVVDLREEFISDYVYPVLQTGALYEGTYLLGTSMARPIIAKAQVELALKVGADALCHGATGKGNDQVRFETTYTALAPQLKVVAPWREWNLRSREALLDYLKERNIPTTASLEKIYSRDENAWHISTEGGVLESPANAPNKDCWVWTVDPLEAPDQPEDVTVTVEKGRVVAVNGEKMSPFQCLEKLNVLGAKHGVGRIDIVENRLVGIKSRGCYETPGGTIMVNALRAVEQLVLDRDSFKWREQLGHEMSYVVYDGRWFAPLRKSIQAAAESLAEEVNGEVVLQLFKGQATATQKRSANSLYSEEFATFGEDEVYDHRHAGGFIRLFSLSSRIRALNEQKK, from the coding sequence ATGCAAACGCAAAACATCAAAAAAATCGTTCTGGCTTACTCCGGCGGTCTGGATACCTCAGCCATCATTCCATGGCTGAAAGAGAACTACGGCGGCTGTGAAGTGGTCGCTTTTGTGGCGGATATCGGTCAGGAGCGCGGCGATCTGGAAGGTGTGGAGAAGAAAGCCCTGCAGTCCGGCGCCTCGGAGTGCCATGTGGTTGACCTGCGTGAAGAGTTCATCAGCGACTATGTCTATCCGGTGCTGCAGACCGGCGCCCTGTATGAAGGCACCTACCTGCTGGGCACCTCAATGGCGCGTCCTATCATCGCAAAAGCGCAGGTTGAGCTGGCGCTGAAAGTGGGTGCCGATGCGCTGTGCCACGGCGCAACCGGTAAAGGGAATGACCAGGTGCGTTTTGAAACCACCTACACCGCGCTGGCTCCGCAGCTGAAAGTGGTGGCACCGTGGCGTGAGTGGAATCTGCGTTCACGCGAAGCCCTGCTGGACTACCTGAAAGAGCGCAACATCCCGACGACCGCGTCGCTGGAAAAAATCTACAGCCGTGACGAAAACGCGTGGCACATCTCCACCGAGGGCGGCGTGCTGGAAAGCCCGGCCAATGCACCGAACAAAGATTGCTGGGTCTGGACGGTCGATCCGCTGGAGGCGCCCGATCAGCCTGAAGATGTGACCGTGACCGTTGAGAAAGGCCGTGTGGTCGCCGTCAACGGCGAAAAAATGAGTCCGTTCCAGTGCCTGGAAAAACTCAACGTGCTCGGCGCGAAGCATGGCGTGGGCCGTATCGATATCGTTGAAAACCGTCTGGTCGGCATTAAATCGCGCGGCTGCTATGAAACGCCTGGCGGCACCATCATGGTCAACGCCCTGCGTGCGGTAGAGCAGCTGGTTCTGGATCGTGACAGCTTCAAATGGCGTGAGCAGCTGGGCCATGAAATGTCCTACGTTGTTTATGATGGTCGCTGGTTTGCACCGCTGCGTAAGTCGATTCAGGCGGCTGCCGAATCGCTGGCGGAAGAGGTTAACGGTGAAGTGGTTCTGCAGCTCTTTAAAGGCCAGGCAACCGCGACCCAGAAGCGTTCTGCGAACAGCCTCTACTCAGAAGAGTTCGCGACCTTCGGTGAAGATGAAGTTTACGATCACCGTCATGCGGGCGGCTTCATCCGTCTGTTCTCACTCTCGTCGCGCATTCGTGCCCTGAACGAGCAGAAGAAGTAA